The proteins below come from a single Streptomyces tubercidicus genomic window:
- a CDS encoding response regulator transcription factor: MPDTRVTVTVHATDPLSRAGVVSHLQHQPTVEIVQNQSATATRPRAEQSADQGRPTAGGGEAVGTVAIMPVDRFDDIAAAELRRLVRGGEQRVVLIARDLREPELMTAVEYGVRAILWRHQATPQRLLRAVQSAARGEGDLPPDLISTLLAQVGQLRRSVATSASVGFVPTLGMAPREVDVLRLIAEGLDTRQISEKLAYSERTVKNILHALMTRLQLHNRAHAVAYALREGYI, from the coding sequence GTGCCGGATACACGTGTCACGGTCACGGTGCACGCGACCGACCCGCTCAGCCGGGCCGGAGTCGTCAGTCACCTTCAGCACCAGCCCACTGTCGAGATCGTCCAGAACCAGAGCGCGACGGCCACCAGACCGCGCGCGGAGCAGTCCGCGGACCAGGGGAGACCGACAGCAGGCGGTGGGGAGGCGGTCGGGACCGTGGCGATCATGCCCGTCGACCGGTTCGACGACATCGCCGCGGCCGAGCTGAGACGGCTGGTCCGGGGTGGTGAGCAGCGTGTGGTGCTGATCGCCCGGGATCTGCGCGAGCCGGAGCTGATGACGGCCGTGGAGTACGGCGTACGGGCCATTCTGTGGCGCCATCAGGCCACTCCGCAGCGGCTGTTGCGGGCGGTGCAGAGCGCGGCGCGCGGCGAGGGCGATCTGCCGCCGGACCTGATCAGCACGCTGCTGGCACAGGTGGGGCAGCTGCGGCGGTCGGTGGCGACCTCCGCCTCCGTGGGGTTCGTACCGACGCTCGGAATGGCGCCGCGCGAGGTCGATGTGCTGCGGCTGATCGCCGAGGGGCTGGACACCCGGCAGATCTCCGAGAAGCTCGCCTACTCCGAACGCACCGTCAAGAACATCCTGCACGCCCTGATGACCCGGCTGCAGTTGCACAACCGCGCACACGCCGTCGCTTACGCGCTGCGCGAGGGATACATCTGA
- a CDS encoding DUF4157 domain-containing protein: MRAQEQQPGSGSERPGAARAARTASSPASEAARQAAAGGAERLTPAAAAALQRAVGNAAFSAAMADQEQHRHSAGCGHTAPSSVQRSAVHEVLRAPGRPLDEPVRADMESRLGADFSDVRVHTDTSAHTSAESVNAHAYTSGSHIVFQRGRYNTSSAAGRHMLAHELTHVIQQRNGPVAGTDRGDGTKVSDPSDRFEREAEANASRALSASVQRAADTEDVQRAAADTADVQRAAADTAYAPEHGATTGGDRPVQRTYKMANKTVKAADDVLPVDALIAKGKARHARWDDAFKAKVRDELVRMASDERDLGRWGSYEELLDFAERRVREAAAADLPPVVPTAIRTGSPDPDQQEVKLSEKEQIHRLAEVRRRLSSRGTEQDLDGFRNRQKMVNPFTHKPTGNAYSIGHTGNFVLGGPQEGEYDVLFERAGNSTGLSDKELAKHFIRALTEPGYDFEGMSEDGRKYCAKIVAIIQGAEFRRAAANPTVAIAAFNQVVSGESKSLHEALNRYAIFAKAKGNSATGGSKDSQFHRDPDVDQEDGDFKKRALNEYQALAQLVSVNGFDPSDAEEFYKGCDKIAATSMSSFTATFEYQMP; this comes from the coding sequence GTGCGGGCACAGGAGCAGCAGCCCGGCTCGGGGAGCGAACGCCCGGGGGCGGCCCGCGCCGCCCGTACCGCCTCCTCCCCCGCATCCGAAGCGGCCCGCCAGGCGGCGGCCGGCGGGGCCGAGCGCCTCACCCCGGCCGCGGCCGCCGCCCTCCAACGGGCCGTGGGCAACGCGGCGTTCTCGGCCGCCATGGCCGATCAGGAGCAGCACCGGCACAGCGCGGGCTGCGGACACACCGCACCCTCCAGCGTGCAGCGCTCGGCCGTCCACGAGGTGCTGCGCGCACCCGGCCGCCCGCTCGACGAGCCGGTCCGGGCCGATATGGAGAGCCGCCTCGGCGCGGACTTCTCCGATGTACGCGTCCACACCGACACCTCCGCGCACACCTCGGCCGAGTCCGTCAATGCCCATGCGTACACGTCCGGTTCGCATATCGTCTTCCAGCGCGGCCGCTACAACACCTCCTCCGCGGCGGGCCGCCATATGCTCGCGCACGAGCTGACCCACGTCATCCAGCAGCGCAACGGCCCGGTCGCGGGCACGGACCGCGGCGACGGGACGAAGGTCAGCGATCCGTCCGACCGCTTCGAGCGGGAGGCGGAGGCGAACGCCAGCCGGGCACTCTCGGCGAGTGTGCAGCGTGCGGCCGACACGGAAGATGTGCAGCGTGCAGCAGCCGATACCGCTGACGTGCAGCGCGCGGCCGCCGATACCGCGTACGCCCCGGAGCACGGCGCCACGACGGGCGGGGACCGTCCCGTCCAGCGGACTTACAAGATGGCGAACAAGACCGTCAAGGCCGCTGACGATGTCCTCCCCGTCGACGCCCTTATCGCCAAGGGCAAGGCACGCCACGCCCGGTGGGACGACGCGTTCAAGGCCAAGGTCCGGGACGAACTCGTCAGGATGGCGAGCGATGAGCGGGACCTCGGCCGATGGGGGTCGTACGAGGAGCTGCTGGACTTCGCCGAGCGGCGGGTCCGGGAGGCAGCGGCGGCCGACCTTCCGCCGGTGGTTCCCACCGCGATCAGGACCGGTTCGCCGGACCCGGATCAGCAGGAAGTGAAGCTCTCCGAGAAGGAGCAGATCCACCGCCTCGCCGAGGTCCGCCGACGGCTCTCCTCGCGCGGGACGGAACAGGATCTGGACGGGTTCCGCAACCGCCAGAAGATGGTGAACCCGTTCACCCATAAGCCGACCGGAAACGCCTACTCCATCGGCCATACCGGAAACTTTGTCCTGGGCGGCCCGCAGGAAGGCGAGTACGACGTACTTTTCGAACGCGCCGGGAACAGTACCGGCCTGTCCGACAAGGAACTCGCCAAGCACTTCATCCGGGCCCTGACCGAGCCGGGATACGACTTCGAGGGCATGAGCGAGGACGGGCGTAAGTACTGCGCGAAGATTGTCGCCATCATCCAGGGCGCCGAATTCCGCCGTGCCGCGGCCAACCCGACGGTGGCCATCGCCGCCTTCAACCAGGTCGTCAGCGGCGAATCCAAGAGCCTGCACGAGGCACTCAACAGATACGCCATCTTCGCCAAGGCCAAGGGGAATTCCGCCACCGGCGGCTCCAAGGACTCGCAATTCCACCGTGATCCGGATGTGGACCAGGAAGACGGCGACTTCAAGAAACGAGCGCTGAACGAGTACCAGGCACTCGCTCAGCTGGTCTCCGTCAACGGCTTCGACCCGAGCGATGCGGAGGAGTTCTACAAGGGGTGCGACAAGATCGCGGCCACCTCGATGAGCTCCTTCACCGCCACCTTCGAGTACCAGATGCCCTGA
- a CDS encoding phage tail sheath family protein yields MPTYLSPGVYVEEVASGSRPIEGVGTSVAAFVGLAPTGPLNEPTLVTNWSQYVAAFGEFTDGYYLAHSVYGFFNNGGTAAYVVRVGGTGDGESQTAAAPEAPRALTAGEPAALGAFRVSAITAGSAGGGALTVEVQDVEGEGSTDRFKLVVKDGDKVVESFDVSAKKSSRNYVVSQVKQRSKTIVIEEAVPAAQLTKPDAQNITLAPPTAAPAAPAGNGTVDRIASGQFIGDSADRTGFGGLEALDEVNMVAAPDLMAAYQQGLIDLEQVKAVQLGLVAHCELMGDRMAILDPPPALNARDIRKWRQEVAGYDSRYAALYYPWIKAFDPATGQTRTIPPSGHMAGVWARNDSERGVHKAPANEIVRGAIDLELQITRGEQDLLNPVGVNCIRAFPGRGIRVWGARTMASDPAWRYLNVRRYFNYLEESILIGTQWVVFEPNDQALWARIRRNISAFLVNEWRSGALFGQRPEDAFYVKCDAETNPVESVDLGRVVCEIGIAPVKPAEFVVFRLAQFSGGGGELEE; encoded by the coding sequence ATGCCCACCTACCTGTCCCCCGGCGTCTATGTCGAGGAAGTCGCCAGCGGATCGCGGCCCATTGAAGGGGTCGGGACGTCGGTGGCGGCCTTTGTCGGTCTCGCTCCCACCGGTCCGCTGAATGAGCCGACCCTGGTGACGAACTGGTCCCAGTACGTGGCCGCCTTCGGGGAGTTCACGGACGGGTACTACCTCGCGCACTCCGTCTACGGGTTCTTCAACAACGGCGGCACGGCCGCGTATGTCGTACGGGTCGGCGGGACGGGCGACGGGGAGTCGCAGACCGCCGCCGCCCCGGAGGCGCCCAGGGCACTGACGGCCGGGGAGCCGGCCGCGCTCGGCGCCTTCCGGGTCTCGGCGATCACGGCCGGTTCCGCCGGCGGCGGGGCGCTCACCGTCGAGGTGCAGGACGTCGAGGGCGAGGGCAGCACCGACCGGTTCAAGCTGGTCGTCAAGGACGGCGACAAGGTCGTCGAGAGCTTCGACGTCAGCGCGAAGAAGAGCTCGCGGAACTACGTCGTCTCCCAGGTGAAGCAGCGCTCCAAGACGATCGTCATCGAAGAGGCCGTCCCGGCCGCGCAGTTGACGAAGCCGGACGCCCAGAACATCACGCTGGCCCCGCCCACCGCGGCGCCCGCCGCCCCCGCCGGGAACGGCACCGTCGACCGGATCGCGTCCGGCCAGTTCATCGGCGACTCCGCCGACCGCACCGGCTTCGGCGGCCTGGAGGCGCTCGACGAGGTCAACATGGTGGCCGCACCCGACCTGATGGCCGCCTACCAGCAGGGCCTGATCGACCTGGAGCAGGTCAAGGCCGTCCAGCTGGGCCTGGTCGCGCACTGTGAGCTGATGGGCGACCGGATGGCGATCCTGGACCCGCCGCCGGCGCTCAACGCCCGCGACATCCGTAAGTGGCGCCAGGAGGTCGCCGGCTACGACTCCCGCTACGCCGCGCTCTACTACCCGTGGATCAAGGCATTCGACCCGGCCACCGGCCAGACCCGCACCATCCCGCCGTCCGGGCACATGGCCGGCGTCTGGGCCCGTAACGACTCCGAGCGCGGCGTCCACAAGGCCCCGGCCAATGAGATCGTCCGCGGCGCCATCGACCTGGAGCTGCAGATCACCCGCGGCGAGCAGGATCTGCTCAACCCGGTCGGCGTGAACTGCATCCGGGCCTTCCCCGGACGCGGAATCCGGGTGTGGGGCGCACGGACCATGGCCTCCGATCCGGCCTGGCGCTACCTGAACGTGCGGCGCTACTTCAACTACCTGGAGGAGTCGATTCTCATCGGCACCCAGTGGGTGGTGTTCGAGCCGAACGACCAGGCGCTGTGGGCCCGTATCCGGCGCAACATCTCGGCGTTCCTGGTGAATGAGTGGCGCTCGGGCGCGCTCTTCGGGCAGCGGCCCGAGGACGCGTTCTATGTGAAGTGTGACGCGGAGACCAACCCTGTCGAGTCCGTCGACCTCGGCCGGGTCGTGTGTGAGATCGGCATCGCGCCGGTCAAGCCCGCCGAATTCGTGGTCTTCCGGCTGGCCCAGTTCTCGGGCGGCGGCGGTGAGCTGGAGGAGTAA
- a CDS encoding amino acid permease: MPLEIPSVTQTEEERLAELGIAQTLDRSMSGRQNFAVSFTIISILSGCLTMYGFGMNTGGPALIMWGWVVVGLMTLFVGLAMAEVCSSYPTSAGLYFWAHKLAPQRSAPAWAWFTGWFNTLGQVAVTAGIDFGAASFLNAYLNLQFGYAATPGHTITLFGVILLLHAVVNTFRVRVVGFFNTVSVWWHLIGVVVIVGALLVIPDKHQSPAFVFTEFVNNTGWGSAVYVVLIGLLMAQYTFTGYDASAHMTEETKNASVEGPKGIVRSIVVSWAAGFVLLFGLTFAIQSYTGALESSTGVPPAQIFLDALGATTGKLMLLVIIGAQLFCGMASVTANSRMIYAFSRDGALPFSAVWHKLHPGTRTPTNAVWLAAGGAFVLGLPYLFNSTAYAAVTSIATIGLYIAYVVPTLLRLRQGENFRRGPWHLGRWSKPVGLIAVSWVVIITVLFMLPQQSPVTLETFNYAPLTVGVVLLFAGTWWLVSARKWFLNPQHSRGNPSQNSKAERAGSASG, encoded by the coding sequence ATGCCACTGGAGATTCCAAGCGTCACGCAGACGGAGGAGGAGCGCCTCGCCGAACTGGGCATCGCCCAGACGCTGGACCGCTCGATGTCCGGGCGGCAGAACTTCGCCGTCTCCTTCACGATCATCAGCATCCTGTCCGGCTGCCTGACCATGTACGGCTTCGGAATGAACACCGGCGGGCCGGCCCTGATCATGTGGGGCTGGGTGGTCGTCGGCCTGATGACGCTGTTCGTCGGCCTGGCCATGGCCGAGGTCTGCTCCTCCTACCCGACCTCCGCCGGGCTCTACTTCTGGGCGCACAAGCTCGCCCCGCAGCGGTCCGCTCCGGCCTGGGCCTGGTTCACCGGCTGGTTCAACACCCTCGGCCAGGTGGCCGTCACCGCCGGCATCGACTTCGGCGCCGCGTCGTTCCTCAACGCCTACCTGAACCTCCAGTTCGGCTATGCCGCCACCCCCGGCCACACGATCACGCTCTTCGGCGTGATTCTCCTGCTGCACGCCGTGGTGAACACCTTCCGCGTGCGGGTCGTCGGCTTCTTCAACACCGTTTCGGTGTGGTGGCATCTGATCGGTGTGGTGGTGATCGTCGGCGCGCTGCTGGTGATCCCCGACAAGCACCAGTCCCCCGCCTTCGTCTTCACCGAGTTCGTCAACAACACCGGCTGGGGCTCCGCGGTCTATGTCGTGCTCATCGGTCTGCTGATGGCGCAGTACACCTTCACCGGCTATGACGCGTCCGCCCATATGACGGAGGAGACGAAGAACGCCTCCGTCGAGGGGCCGAAGGGCATCGTCCGCTCGATCGTGGTGTCCTGGGCCGCCGGATTCGTGCTGCTCTTCGGTCTGACCTTCGCCATCCAGTCGTACACCGGCGCCCTGGAGTCGAGCACCGGGGTGCCGCCGGCGCAGATCTTCCTGGACGCGCTCGGCGCGACCACCGGCAAGCTGATGCTGCTGGTCATCATCGGCGCCCAGCTGTTCTGCGGGATGGCGTCGGTGACCGCGAACTCCCGCATGATCTACGCCTTCTCCCGCGACGGGGCGCTGCCGTTCTCCGCCGTCTGGCACAAGCTCCACCCGGGCACCCGCACCCCGACCAACGCGGTATGGCTCGCCGCCGGCGGCGCGTTCGTCCTCGGTCTGCCGTACCTCTTCAACTCGACCGCGTACGCCGCCGTCACCTCCATCGCGACGATCGGCCTCTACATCGCGTACGTGGTGCCCACCCTGCTGCGGCTGCGCCAGGGCGAGAACTTCCGGCGCGGCCCCTGGCACCTGGGGCGCTGGTCGAAGCCCGTGGGCCTGATCGCGGTCAGCTGGGTCGTGATCATCACGGTGCTGTTCATGCTGCCCCAGCAGAGCCCGGTGACCCTGGAGACGTTCAACTACGCGCCACTCACCGTGGGTGTGGTGCTGCTCTTCGCCGGCACCTGGTGGCTGGTCTCCGCCCGCAAGTGGTTCCTCAACCCGCAGCACTCGCGGGGCAATCCGTCGCAGAACTCGAAGGCGGAGCGAGCGGGTTCCGCCTCGGGCTGA
- a CDS encoding DUF4255 domain-containing protein, translating into MIHEVDEAVRRVLRGGVLPDGAGEVAFEAPTRDWAARRNAPTLNAYLYDIREDVARRERGTIAERDATGVVVRRRQPHRWFRLSYLVTAWTTRPEDEHRLLSAALGCLLSHEILPAAALPDALRALEVSIPLMVAVPPPESRSIADIWSALGGELKPSLDVVITVPFPVSPSYDVAPPVTEGAVAVVRGIDGVPGDSQPRMLRSAPGAAPSAGDQSEEKR; encoded by the coding sequence GTGATTCATGAGGTCGATGAGGCGGTGCGGAGGGTGCTGCGCGGCGGGGTGCTGCCGGACGGCGCCGGGGAGGTCGCCTTCGAGGCGCCGACCCGCGACTGGGCGGCGCGACGCAACGCCCCCACCCTCAATGCGTATCTCTACGACATCCGCGAGGACGTCGCCCGTCGCGAGCGCGGGACGATCGCGGAACGGGACGCCACCGGAGTGGTCGTACGCAGACGCCAGCCGCACCGCTGGTTCCGGCTGTCCTACCTGGTCACGGCCTGGACCACCCGTCCGGAGGACGAGCACCGGCTGCTGTCCGCCGCGCTGGGGTGTCTGCTCTCGCACGAGATCCTGCCGGCGGCCGCGCTGCCGGACGCGCTCCGTGCGCTGGAGGTGAGCATTCCGCTCATGGTCGCGGTGCCGCCCCCCGAGTCCCGTTCGATCGCCGATATCTGGTCGGCGCTCGGCGGCGAGCTGAAACCGTCCCTGGATGTGGTGATCACGGTGCCCTTCCCGGTGTCGCCGTCGTACGACGTGGCGCCGCCGGTCACGGAGGGCGCGGTCGCGGTCGTGCGCGGAATCGATGGTGTCCCCGGCGACTCGCAGCCGAGGATGCTCCGGTCCGCCCCGGGCGCCGCGCCGTCCGCAGGGGATCAGAGCGAGGAGAAGCGGTGA
- a CDS encoding ATP-binding protein codes for MSGATVGETPARALLHRLAELRERVAGLVERRSADDPTAADPLRGLYVTPEAARRLAAQAPTEGMGEPSTGQPFAVTDERDAATAHTGGSAEEAPGCFAPSDRSVALARRFGLSALDLRILLAALAPDVDRGFEPLYGYLNDDVGRRRATVALTLDLAGTGPYEPGARARFHPAAPLLSGGLLVIEDEDRPLPGRALRVPERVVAHLLGDDGLDQELSAGEVELLPVLQPPVSRTASDGPTEEETFAGRLAALAGGRSLAVHLRERRPGTAAEPVTDGLRRAGLPVLRYRPDGRRDDGVGLAAALLREARLRRAALVVGPLPERPDGLVRALAGGEVPVVFIGSEPYDPGWAPDAGLFALDAPVGGAAADEVWSSELGAVEAGFDLAAAVAPYRLGAAQIRRAARAATALAAFDGTPVTAAHIQQSARQQSAPLLDRHARRVRPAVGFDGLVLPPEPLSLLQELVQRARHREKVLGEWRLRTGGGRGRGVVALFAGESGTGKTLSAEVVAGELGLDLYVVELSAVVDKYIGETEKNLERIFSEADRTDAVLLFDEADAVFGKRSEVKSSHDRYANLESAYLLQRLEAFDGIAVLTTNLRANIDEAFTRRLDLVVDFPFPDAEQRIALWGSCLAATPCAQDLDLDVCAKEFELSGGAIRSAAVTAGYLAAGRGGPVTAADVRAGARREYRKMGRLVPDASPLWD; via the coding sequence GTGAGCGGCGCGACGGTGGGCGAGACGCCCGCCCGCGCACTGCTGCACCGGCTGGCGGAGCTGCGGGAGCGGGTGGCCGGGCTGGTCGAGCGGCGCAGTGCCGACGATCCGACGGCCGCGGACCCGCTGCGCGGTCTGTATGTGACCCCGGAGGCCGCCCGACGGCTGGCCGCGCAAGCACCGACGGAGGGCATGGGCGAGCCGTCCACGGGACAACCCTTCGCGGTTACGGACGAGCGGGACGCGGCTACGGCCCATACGGGCGGCTCGGCTGAGGAGGCACCGGGCTGCTTCGCCCCCTCGGACCGGTCGGTGGCGCTCGCCCGGCGGTTCGGGCTGTCGGCGTTGGACCTGCGGATCCTCCTGGCCGCGCTGGCACCCGATGTGGACCGGGGCTTCGAGCCGCTGTACGGCTACCTCAACGACGATGTCGGGCGCCGCCGAGCCACGGTCGCGCTGACGCTGGACCTCGCGGGCACCGGCCCGTACGAGCCCGGGGCCCGCGCCCGCTTCCACCCCGCCGCGCCGCTGCTGTCCGGTGGCCTGCTCGTCATCGAGGACGAGGACCGGCCCCTGCCGGGACGGGCGCTGCGGGTGCCGGAGCGGGTGGTGGCCCATCTGCTGGGGGACGACGGTCTCGATCAGGAACTCAGCGCCGGTGAGGTGGAGTTGCTGCCGGTGCTACAGCCACCCGTCAGCCGCACGGCAAGCGATGGCCCTACCGAGGAGGAGACGTTCGCCGGGCGGCTCGCCGCGCTCGCGGGCGGGCGGTCGCTCGCCGTGCATCTGCGGGAGCGTCGGCCCGGCACCGCCGCCGAACCGGTGACCGACGGGCTGCGGCGGGCCGGTCTGCCCGTGCTGCGCTATCGGCCGGACGGCCGGCGCGATGACGGTGTGGGCCTCGCGGCCGCGCTGCTGCGGGAGGCGCGGCTGCGGCGGGCAGCGCTCGTCGTCGGGCCACTGCCGGAGCGGCCCGATGGGCTCGTCCGGGCGCTGGCGGGCGGGGAGGTGCCGGTGGTCTTCATCGGCAGTGAGCCGTACGACCCGGGCTGGGCCCCGGATGCCGGGCTGTTCGCGCTGGACGCGCCGGTCGGCGGGGCGGCGGCGGACGAGGTCTGGAGCAGCGAACTCGGCGCCGTGGAGGCCGGTTTCGACCTCGCTGCGGCCGTTGCCCCGTACCGGCTGGGCGCCGCCCAGATCCGGCGGGCGGCCCGTGCCGCCACCGCCCTCGCCGCCTTCGACGGGACGCCGGTCACCGCGGCGCATATCCAGCAGAGCGCGCGTCAGCAGTCCGCGCCGCTGCTGGACCGGCACGCGCGGCGCGTACGGCCCGCCGTCGGATTCGACGGGCTCGTCCTGCCGCCCGAACCGCTGTCTCTGCTCCAGGAATTGGTGCAGCGGGCGCGGCACCGGGAGAAGGTGCTGGGTGAGTGGCGGCTGCGCACCGGCGGTGGGCGCGGCAGAGGCGTGGTGGCCCTGTTCGCCGGGGAATCCGGTACCGGGAAGACGCTCTCCGCGGAGGTCGTGGCAGGCGAACTGGGCCTGGATCTCTATGTGGTGGAGCTGTCGGCGGTGGTGGACAAGTACATCGGGGAGACGGAGAAGAACCTGGAGCGGATCTTCTCCGAGGCCGACCGCACGGACGCCGTACTGCTCTTCGACGAGGCGGACGCCGTCTTCGGCAAACGCTCGGAGGTCAAGAGCTCGCACGACCGGTACGCGAACCTGGAGAGCGCCTACTTGCTCCAGCGGCTGGAGGCGTTCGACGGGATCGCCGTGCTGACCACCAATCTGCGGGCCAACATCGATGAGGCGTTCACCCGGCGGCTGGACCTGGTCGTCGATTTCCCGTTCCCGGACGCCGAACAGCGGATCGCCCTGTGGGGTTCCTGCCTGGCGGCCACCCCTTGTGCGCAGGATCTCGATCTCGACGTCTGTGCCAAGGAGTTCGAGCTGTCCGGTGGGGCGATCCGGTCGGCCGCGGTGACCGCGGGCTATCTCGCGGCGGGGCGCGGCGGACCGGTGACGGCGGCGGATGTACGGGCCGGGGCGCGGCGCGAGTACCGCAAGATGGGGCGGCTGGTGCCGGACGCGTCGCCGTTGTGGGACTGA
- a CDS encoding AfsR/SARP family transcriptional regulator — MTGRQGRGSEQTVRCDANEPKSAVRAGSPDRAGRLRFQVLGPVRAWTGDRPVDLGPPQQRAVLAVLLLHAGRPVSVPQLVDALWDEWPPPRAVGTVRTYISRLRGLLEPDRLPRQDGQLLVSSGGGYALRVPGEALDAAGFEERLGTARRLRGAGDAAGAYEQLRGALALAEGVPLAGLPGPYAQRQRDRLTELHITAQEELFGCVVELGGHAEPMGDSIAGLRAFAAEHPLRERPQALLMLALHRAGRQAEALAVYAATCRTLDAELGTEPGPELRAQYEELRDGSAGHGSAPAAGAGRGTGPATGPATGTGPATDPGSGLATGPGSGSARDHARPSRPARDPADFGGPSPVPAQLPSDIADFTGRTKAVAHLATTLRGADGARAPVVATLSGLGGVGKTALALHVAHSARARFPDGQLYADLQGTGRAPADSGAVLTHFLGALGVAEGAVPDGLAQKAALYRSLLADRRILVLLDNARDGAQVRPLLPGVPGCAVLVTSRTRTLALPGADQVDVEVMDEAEALELFGAVVGAERAAAEPEAARQLVAACGGLPLAVRIAAVRLASRPGRTTAGMVSRLSEERRLDELRVGDLAVEATFRAGYEALDPGPAHAFRTLALGGLPTFCRAAAAAMLDTTDDEAEAAVETLVDAGLLEAHGDDRYRYHDLVGLFARRLGEHHDSPEERAAAQRRLFDHAQRHGDDVAAAHAQRLLSDSRQGTGPYGPAETALRESRGPDHASSMDVDKDKDKDMGMGMGMDSDLVSAMDAHELALVRAASARGRYGPARRPAARRRWFLERPDNVRRPGDGVRCLGRVPPFGRHLRGATRPKEP, encoded by the coding sequence GTGACAGGTCGACAGGGGCGGGGGAGCGAGCAGACGGTGCGCTGCGACGCGAATGAGCCAAAAAGTGCGGTGCGGGCGGGCAGTCCCGACCGGGCCGGCCGGTTGCGGTTTCAGGTGCTCGGCCCGGTGCGGGCCTGGACCGGAGACCGCCCGGTGGATCTCGGCCCGCCCCAGCAGCGCGCGGTGCTGGCGGTGCTGCTGCTGCACGCCGGCCGGCCCGTCTCCGTACCGCAGTTGGTGGACGCGCTGTGGGACGAATGGCCGCCGCCCCGGGCCGTGGGCACCGTACGGACATATATCTCCCGGCTGCGCGGCCTGTTGGAGCCGGACCGGCTGCCCCGGCAAGACGGGCAGCTGCTGGTGTCCTCGGGCGGCGGCTACGCCTTACGGGTCCCCGGTGAGGCACTGGATGCGGCCGGCTTCGAGGAGCGGCTGGGTACGGCGCGCCGCTTGCGGGGGGCGGGCGACGCCGCGGGCGCGTACGAACAGCTGAGGGGAGCGCTGGCGCTCGCGGAGGGCGTACCGCTGGCCGGACTGCCCGGCCCGTACGCCCAGCGGCAGCGCGACCGGCTCACCGAACTGCACATCACCGCCCAGGAGGAACTCTTCGGCTGCGTAGTGGAGTTGGGAGGACACGCCGAGCCGATGGGCGACTCGATCGCCGGGCTGCGCGCCTTCGCCGCCGAACATCCGCTGCGCGAACGGCCCCAGGCCCTGCTGATGCTGGCCCTGCACCGCGCGGGCCGCCAGGCGGAGGCCCTCGCGGTGTACGCGGCGACCTGTCGCACCCTGGACGCCGAGCTCGGCACGGAGCCGGGTCCTGAACTCCGGGCCCAGTACGAGGAGTTGCGCGACGGGTCGGCGGGTCACGGTTCTGCGCCCGCGGCGGGGGCCGGGCGCGGTACTGGCCCCGCCACCGGCCCCGCTACCGGCACTGGCCCCGCTACCGACCCTGGTTCCGGCCTCGCTACCGGACCTGGTTCCGGATCCGCCCGTGATCACGCCCGTCCCTCCCGCCCGGCCCGGGACCCCGCGGATTTCGGCGGCCCCTCGCCCGTACCAGCTCAACTCCCCTCCGACATAGCCGACTTCACGGGACGCACGAAGGCCGTCGCCCACCTGGCCACGACGCTGCGCGGTGCGGACGGCGCACGGGCCCCGGTGGTGGCCACCCTCAGTGGCCTCGGCGGAGTCGGCAAGACCGCGCTGGCCCTGCATGTGGCGCACTCCGCACGGGCCCGCTTCCCCGACGGGCAGCTGTACGCGGATCTGCAGGGCACCGGCCGGGCTCCGGCTGACAGCGGTGCCGTGCTGACGCACTTCCTGGGCGCGCTCGGCGTCGCGGAGGGCGCCGTACCGGACGGGCTGGCGCAGAAGGCCGCCCTGTACCGCTCGCTGCTCGCCGACCGCAGGATCCTCGTACTCCTCGACAACGCCCGCGACGGTGCACAGGTACGGCCGCTGCTGCCCGGGGTGCCGGGGTGCGCGGTGCTGGTCACCAGCCGTACGCGGACGCTGGCGCTGCCCGGGGCCGACCAGGTCGACGTGGAAGTGATGGACGAAGCGGAGGCGCTGGAACTGTTCGGTGCGGTCGTGGGGGCGGAGCGGGCGGCGGCCGAGCCGGAAGCCGCCCGCCAACTGGTCGCCGCCTGCGGCGGGTTGCCGCTCGCCGTGCGGATCGCCGCCGTCCGGCTGGCGTCCCGGCCGGGCCGGACCACGGCCGGGATGGTGTCCCGGCTGAGCGAGGAGCGGCGGCTGGACGAGCTGCGGGTGGGCGATCTGGCGGTGGAAGCGACCTTCCGGGCCGGCTACGAGGCGCTCGACCCCGGCCCCGCCCACGCCTTCCGGACCCTCGCCCTGGGCGGCCTGCCGACGTTCTGCCGGGCCGCCGCGGCCGCAATGCTGGACACCACCGACGACGAGGCGGAGGCGGCGGTCGAGACGCTGGTCGATGCCGGGCTCCTGGAGGCACACGGCGACGACCGCTACCGCTATCACGACCTGGTCGGGCTGTTCGCCCGTCGGCTGGGCGAGCACCATGACAGCCCAGAGGAGCGGGCGGCGGCCCAGCGCCGCTTGTTCGACCATGCCCAGCGGCACGGCGACGACGTAGCCGCAGCGCATGCCCAGCGCCTGCTCAGCGACTCGCGCCAGGGCACCGGGCCATACGGGCCAGCAGAGACCGCGCTACGGGAGAGCCGGGGCCCGGACCATGCGTCGTCCATGGACGTGGACAAGGACAAGGACAAGGACATGGGCATGGGCATGGGCATGGACAGCGATCTGGTCAGCGCCATGGACGCGCACGAACTGGCCCTCGTCCGTGCGGCGAGCGCGCGGGGGCGGTACGGGCCTGCGCGGCGGCCGGCGGCCCGTCGTCGGTGGTTCCTGGAGCGGCCGGACAACGTTCGCCGCCCCGGGGACGGCGTTCGCTGCCTCGGCCGCGTGCCGCCGTTCGGGCGCCACCTGCGGGGCGCGACTCGCCCCAAGGAGCCGTAA